From a region of the Streptomyces tirandamycinicus genome:
- a CDS encoding MarR family winged helix-turn-helix transcriptional regulator, protein MPKPLSLPFDPIARADELWQQRWGPVPSMAAITSIMRAHQILLAEVDAVVKPYGLTFARYEALVLLTFSKAGELPMSKIGERLMVHPTSVTNTVDRLVRSGLVAKRPNPNDGRGTLASITDKGREVVEAATRDLMEMDFGLGAYDAEECAEIFALLRPLRVAAHDFDEC, encoded by the coding sequence GTGCCGAAGCCGCTCAGCCTTCCCTTCGACCCCATCGCCCGAGCCGACGAGCTCTGGCAGCAGCGCTGGGGCCCCGTGCCCTCGATGGCCGCCATCACCTCGATCATGCGGGCGCACCAGATCCTGCTCGCCGAGGTGGACGCCGTGGTCAAGCCGTACGGGCTCACCTTCGCGCGGTACGAGGCGCTGGTGCTGCTCACCTTCTCCAAGGCCGGAGAACTGCCGATGTCCAAGATCGGCGAGCGGCTGATGGTCCACCCGACCTCCGTCACCAACACCGTGGACCGCCTGGTGCGGTCCGGCCTGGTCGCCAAGCGTCCCAACCCCAACGACGGCCGCGGCACGCTGGCCTCCATCACCGACAAGGGGCGCGAGGTCGTCGAGGCGGCCACCCGCGACCTGATGGAGATGGACTTCGGGCTCGGCGCCTACGACGCCGAGGAGTGCGCGGAGATCTTCGCGCTGCTGCGGCCGCTCAGGGTCGCCGCGCACGACTTCGACGAATGCTGA